A stretch of the Streptococcus suis genome encodes the following:
- a CDS encoding circular bacteriocin, circularin A/uberolysin family — protein sequence MMTKKKVSKLMFLAPTALTMAAIPFYQSAQLASTLGINAYAANKVIDIVSTAGTVYAIVGIVAAIVGGGGIGVALLASAKALAKRYGKRAAAAW from the coding sequence ATGATGACAAAAAAGAAAGTTTCTAAACTGATGTTCCTTGCCCCAACTGCTTTAACAATGGCTGCAATACCATTTTATCAATCGGCCCAACTTGCTTCTACCTTAGGTATTAACGCATATGCAGCAAATAAAGTGATTGATATTGTATCTACTGCAGGGACGGTGTACGCAATTGTTGGAATTGTAGCTGCGATTGTTGGTGGAGGAGGAATAGGTGTTGCACTTCTTGCATCAGCAAAAGCACTAGCCAAACGTTACGGTAAGAGAGCCGCAGCTGCTTGGTAA
- a CDS encoding ATP-binding cassette domain-containing protein — MLYHKLFNFNTCSLDRREYIMKTIIIEEKKLRLSSDLSIVIDSMELQPNIYLVKGKNGSGKSVFLRHLAKLTKESESFIKNGSQNILYLTNEEVTFPNLTIEENLRINQDIFGITASLKTSLFLPEQLTRLCKQASVGMRHKVGLSLTVEPLFWDLIILDETMSNIDSSSRKQVLKELNKRRKEGTIILIVDHNLTDEETKFKCIVVEEGKIYER, encoded by the coding sequence ATGCTATATCATAAGTTATTTAATTTTAATACTTGCAGCTTGGATAGAAGGGAATATATCATGAAAACAATCATAATAGAGGAAAAAAAACTTAGACTTAGTTCAGATCTGTCGATTGTGATAGATTCAATGGAATTACAACCAAATATTTACTTAGTCAAGGGGAAAAATGGTTCAGGAAAGAGTGTCTTTTTGCGACATTTAGCAAAGTTAACCAAGGAATCAGAGTCATTTATTAAAAATGGTAGTCAAAATATTTTATATTTAACAAATGAAGAGGTTACATTTCCTAATTTGACCATTGAAGAGAATCTACGGATAAATCAAGATATTTTTGGTATTACAGCAAGTTTGAAAACTTCCTTATTTTTACCGGAACAATTGACAAGGCTGTGTAAGCAAGCATCTGTCGGAATGAGGCATAAAGTCGGACTGAGTCTTACAGTGGAACCTTTATTTTGGGATTTAATTATTTTGGATGAAACAATGTCGAATATAGATAGTAGTTCTCGAAAACAGGTTTTGAAAGAATTGAACAAGCGTCGAAAGGAAGGTACAATCATCTTAATTGTTGACCACAACTTAACCGACGAAGAGACTAAGTTTAAGTGTATAGTTGTAGAAGAGGGAAAAATTTATGAAAGATAA
- a CDS encoding amino acid transporter, translating to MKELLKPVFRSILSKREIVLFLICMIYPLITALVSIFQAGIASYAEGEQISFIMFWQIIVHTQWQLTIPTLLLSYSVMSVFRNEISSKRLFLFKDIEKPLIFKAKIYNLMKILGIFIIGTFITSFICYYVFMLPHNYISGHFFPSSLKSLSHHLLIILARIAVYVIVILLVANISIRYNVAASVIGGVLFMLFSNVAPQLSLGKFLFPTGYAELGGSTLFAVFGLIFISGVYCCTFYYLGMRAFEKIEY from the coding sequence ATGAAGGAATTATTAAAACCTGTTTTTCGTTCAATTTTAAGTAAGAGAGAAATAGTATTATTTTTAATTTGTATGATATATCCGTTGATAACTGCTTTAGTCAGTATTTTTCAAGCTGGTATTGCAAGTTACGCTGAAGGAGAACAGATTTCGTTTATCATGTTTTGGCAGATAATCGTGCATACTCAGTGGCAACTCACAATTCCAACATTATTATTAAGTTACAGTGTGATGAGTGTCTTTAGAAATGAAATTTCTTCAAAACGTCTGTTTTTATTTAAAGATATCGAAAAACCACTCATATTTAAAGCGAAGATCTATAACCTGATGAAAATTTTAGGAATTTTTATTATTGGTACATTTATCACATCATTTATTTGTTATTATGTGTTCATGTTACCTCATAACTATATTTCAGGACATTTCTTCCCAAGTTCCCTCAAATCACTATCACATCATTTATTGATTATTTTAGCCCGTATAGCAGTATATGTTATTGTTATTCTTTTAGTAGCTAATATTTCTATACGGTATAATGTTGCAGCATCAGTGATTGGAGGGGTACTCTTTATGCTATTTTCAAATGTAGCTCCTCAATTATCGTTAGGTAAATTCTTATTCCCAACAGGGTATGCTGAGTTGGGTGGCTCAACCTTATTTGCTGTATTTGGATTAATTTTTATTAGTGGTGTCTATTGCTGCACTTTCTATTATTTAGGAATGAGGGCATTTGAAAAAATAGAATATTAG
- a CDS encoding CPBP family intramembrane metalloprotease, translated as MNTHAKNNKIFYLIIVVALIMLAGLIANIGNVALVMLEILQNDSGHLFVKLVGMSTGFILIPTFISKKIGIEFEEELVPFSKNQSILILVIILLMNSIFIKSDEIFTALIVAICEEYLFRYVAFHILFKEYHTFFTIIVTSLLFGLLLHINGDFWLNAMIKVPAGYLLSRVGLKFGLQYSIAIHWLHNVVVGKII; from the coding sequence GTGAATACACATGCTAAAAATAATAAAATATTTTATTTGATAATAGTTGTTGCTCTTATTATGTTAGCTGGTTTAATAGCAAATATTGGCAATGTTGCATTAGTAATGTTGGAAATTCTACAGAATGATAGTGGTCATTTATTTGTTAAGTTAGTAGGAATGAGTACAGGATTTATTTTAATTCCCACTTTTATTTCAAAGAAAATCGGAATCGAGTTTGAAGAGGAATTGGTTCCGTTTAGCAAAAATCAGTCTATATTGATACTCGTTATCATTCTTCTGATGAATTCAATTTTTATTAAATCAGATGAAATTTTTACAGCACTGATTGTTGCAATCTGTGAGGAATACTTATTTCGATATGTCGCATTTCATATTTTATTTAAGGAATATCATACTTTTTTCACTATTATAGTGACATCATTACTTTTTGGATTATTGCTTCATATAAATGGAGATTTTTGGTTAAATGCGATGATTAAAGTACCTGCAGGTTATCTGTTGTCTAGGGTAGGTCTGAAATTTGGTTTACAATATTCTATTGCCATTCATTGGTTACACAATGTAGTGGTTGGAAAAATTATTTAA
- a CDS encoding ABC transporter ATP-binding protein produces the protein MLKIENLSKRFSGNDFYSLKDVNLTINQGDIVGLIGKNGAGKSTLLKLIAKSLRPTDGSIEYFGHNIHQTKHILSNFGIMIEPVFYPEMTVMDNLKFYLDIHGKKEQYSNIEKTLRLVDLWEARNRKPKGFSFGMKQRTALAIALVSEPEFLLLDEPFVGLDPLGVNQLISILKQWSQERNISMIISSHQLGELEALCNRYVYIEGGRLETEMQIQSAPSVIIQLKDDLSEVQLPIELFESIQDGKIEVTIDSEADYLNQLMYTLSSQKAIKKIEIKENHLKDYFEMGD, from the coding sequence ATGTTAAAAATAGAGAATTTATCAAAAAGATTTTCAGGAAATGATTTTTACTCTTTAAAAGATGTGAATCTAACGATTAATCAAGGAGATATTGTAGGATTAATCGGGAAAAACGGAGCAGGAAAGTCTACTTTATTGAAGTTAATTGCAAAATCTCTAAGACCTACGGATGGGAGCATTGAGTATTTTGGACATAATATTCATCAGACGAAGCATATTCTGTCAAATTTTGGAATCATGATTGAACCAGTTTTTTATCCAGAAATGACAGTAATGGACAATTTGAAATTTTATCTAGATATTCATGGAAAAAAGGAACAATATTCTAATATTGAGAAAACACTTCGTTTAGTTGATTTATGGGAAGCAAGAAATAGGAAACCAAAAGGGTTTTCATTTGGAATGAAACAAAGGACAGCCTTGGCTATAGCCCTGGTATCGGAGCCAGAATTCTTGTTGCTTGATGAACCATTTGTTGGACTAGATCCATTAGGAGTAAATCAATTAATTTCGATACTAAAACAGTGGTCACAAGAACGAAATATTTCAATGATTATCTCTAGTCACCAATTAGGAGAATTAGAGGCTTTATGCAATCGTTATGTATACATTGAAGGAGGCAGGCTTGAAACGGAAATGCAGATTCAATCTGCCCCAAGTGTTATTATTCAATTGAAAGATGATTTATCAGAAGTCCAATTACCTATTGAACTGTTTGAAAGTATCCAAGATGGCAAAATTGAGGTTACAATCGATTCGGAGGCGGATTATTTGAATCAATTAATGTACACACTATCCAGTCAAAAAGCCATTAAAAAAATTGAAATAAAAGAAAACCATTTGAAAGATTATTTTGAGATGGGAGACTAA
- a CDS encoding ABC transporter ATP-binding protein: protein MKKIGRLIYRHLKKNLFILGILLSITGVILGLFVPKVIGQFLDRHFLVDLLDHPIKLIGYLSLFILINIIKVFGNYLICRVGNLAIKKVQVTIYSDLLHSEVSALDNFQSGDIASRLTNDMSAVLNFITVVLPNLFMNVLILLGSIYFLWTISSSLTLMSLMLMPFITLVMVPMSYKLENSYSNYQKGLGEISGHISHKFTHFRLMKAFQGEESELHSMTGAFDRLALSFENIIKYSVVQHSLVSSLMMGLIILMLLVAGMEVTNGVMTIATLTTFVLYMMQMIEPVIDMVSSLNELTEFKAISKRLVELLEQSKEEQPLTELMIQDASIQLKDVHFSYNEDQALNGLSVEIPAGAHVAIVGPSGAGKSTIFSLLMKFYEDYQGDILIGGHSLSSISAKQVRNMISYIPQDNTLFHGTIRENLIYGKNEAVSEERICFILKELGLNKLVSEMEQGLDTRILENGAGLSEGQKQRLNIARALLLEHPIYLLDEVTASLDSVTEHIISKAIDRLTVGKTRLTIAHRLHTVKGADAILVLDKNGQVSDYGNHQQLMTHSHLYNDFLRNLPNAS from the coding sequence ATGAAAAAAATAGGCAGGCTTATATATCGTCATCTGAAAAAGAATCTATTCATTTTAGGTATTTTATTAAGTATAACAGGTGTAATTTTGGGATTATTTGTACCAAAAGTTATCGGACAGTTCCTAGATCGTCACTTCCTTGTTGATTTATTGGATCATCCTATCAAACTGATTGGTTACCTTTCACTTTTTATCTTAATTAATATAATAAAAGTTTTTGGAAACTATTTGATTTGTAGGGTTGGAAATTTGGCGATAAAGAAGGTACAAGTAACAATATATTCTGATTTGTTACACTCGGAAGTTTCTGCATTGGATAACTTTCAATCAGGGGACATTGCCAGTCGTCTAACCAATGATATGTCTGCTGTTTTAAATTTTATTACGGTAGTTCTTCCGAATTTATTCATGAATGTTCTTATTCTGCTAGGCTCAATTTATTTTCTTTGGACTATTAGTTCCTCTCTCACTCTCATGAGTCTAATGCTGATGCCTTTTATAACGTTAGTAATGGTGCCAATGAGCTACAAATTAGAAAACAGCTATTCAAATTATCAAAAGGGTTTGGGTGAGATTTCTGGTCATATTAGTCATAAATTTACTCATTTCCGTTTGATGAAAGCTTTTCAAGGAGAAGAATCTGAATTACATAGTATGACAGGAGCTTTTGACCGTTTAGCTCTCAGTTTTGAAAACATAATAAAATATTCAGTTGTGCAACATTCGCTAGTTAGTAGCTTAATGATGGGATTAATTATCTTGATGTTACTTGTTGCAGGAATGGAAGTAACAAACGGAGTGATGACAATAGCAACACTAACAACCTTTGTTTTATACATGATGCAAATGATTGAACCTGTGATTGATATGGTTTCATCTTTGAATGAATTGACAGAATTTAAAGCAATTTCTAAGAGACTGGTAGAATTATTAGAACAGAGTAAGGAAGAACAACCATTAACTGAATTGATGATTCAAGATGCTTCAATTCAATTGAAAGATGTTCATTTCTCATACAATGAAGATCAAGCATTGAATGGTCTTTCCGTGGAAATCCCTGCGGGCGCGCATGTGGCTATTGTTGGTCCAAGTGGTGCTGGGAAATCAACGATTTTTTCTTTGCTGATGAAGTTTTATGAAGATTACCAGGGAGATATTTTGATTGGTGGTCACTCGCTATCGTCAATTTCTGCAAAACAAGTGAGAAACATGATTTCTTATATTCCACAGGACAATACGCTTTTCCATGGAACGATTAGGGAAAATCTTATATATGGTAAAAATGAAGCTGTATCGGAGGAACGAATTTGCTTTATTTTAAAAGAGTTAGGTCTCAATAAGTTAGTTTCGGAGATGGAACAAGGCTTAGATACACGGATTCTAGAAAATGGTGCAGGTCTGTCAGAGGGTCAAAAACAACGCTTAAATATTGCGAGAGCGTTGTTACTAGAGCACCCTATCTATCTTTTAGACGAAGTAACAGCAAGCTTAGATAGTGTGACGGAACACATCATTAGCAAAGCGATTGATCGTCTAACAGTTGGAAAGACACGCTTGACCATTGCTCACCGCCTACATACTGTAAAAGGAGCTGACGCTATTCTCGTCTTGGATAAAAATGGGCAGGTTTCTGATTATGGGAACCATCAACAGCTAATGACTCATAGCCATTTGTACAATGATTTTCTAAGAAACTTACCAAATGCAAGTTAA
- a CDS encoding MerR family transcriptional regulator, which yields MRVKDVERLTGLSTKAIRLYEEKGLISVERNPVNDYRDYSVENVRQLRLIKLLRYFDFSLSEIEEPFTWSEKGLKSALLRKKQAIIQKQERLTNKIDLLDQVVKYLGKKDGWLEEIQNSITYVESDDFQELKKDIEYALLPSIWMTLLQTFILSGPILWLFTRIQQGRQENLLLLSILSLFASAWITLLWRDYLVTWWKNRDKVCKKNRSQVWWIPIALVSLVVGIAGFIFVSWLTETFFLPSDWLFYEYSIGLSKVFILFIMTFLILLFGKLARLLRLSWKYLLPLTVSCILLMALLISTTTAVTNNRIIEINLIVPSKEFVYSDVKSVWTGFGTKLFALDETKRQGTFSYCIDLDGEEKVFMQPTVNQKLVSDDTYIELEEFDQRLMELGISKESSAEGSQYNDLDPHYVERFLRIIENK from the coding sequence ATGCGAGTCAAAGATGTGGAAAGGTTGACAGGGCTGTCAACTAAGGCAATACGTCTGTATGAGGAGAAGGGATTGATTTCTGTGGAGAGAAATCCGGTCAACGATTATCGTGACTATTCAGTGGAAAATGTGCGGCAACTTCGTTTGATTAAGTTGCTCCGCTATTTCGATTTTTCTTTATCAGAGATAGAAGAACCTTTTACATGGTCAGAAAAAGGGTTGAAATCGGCTTTGTTGAGAAAAAAGCAAGCCATCATTCAGAAGCAAGAAAGATTGACGAATAAGATTGATTTGCTAGACCAAGTAGTCAAATACTTGGGGAAGAAAGATGGTTGGCTTGAAGAAATACAGAATTCTATTACTTATGTGGAAAGCGATGATTTCCAAGAGTTGAAAAAAGACATAGAATATGCCTTGCTACCGAGTATTTGGATGACTCTTTTGCAGACGTTCATATTATCAGGTCCGATTCTTTGGTTGTTTACAAGAATTCAACAAGGCCGCCAAGAAAATCTACTCTTACTATCTATTCTCTCGCTTTTTGCTTCCGCCTGGATAACACTCCTGTGGAGAGATTATCTTGTGACTTGGTGGAAGAATCGGGACAAGGTTTGTAAGAAAAACCGCAGTCAAGTTTGGTGGATTCCCATAGCACTAGTTTCCCTTGTGGTCGGGATTGCCGGCTTTATCTTTGTTAGCTGGTTGACAGAAACTTTTTTTCTACCAAGTGATTGGCTCTTTTATGAGTATTCGATTGGTCTGAGTAAGGTTTTTATATTATTTATTATGACTTTTCTTATATTACTTTTTGGAAAACTGGCGAGACTGTTGAGGCTGTCATGGAAATATCTACTTCCTCTGACAGTAAGTTGTATCTTGTTGATGGCTCTGCTAATTAGTACAACAACAGCTGTCACTAATAATCGTATTATTGAAATTAATCTGATTGTTCCGTCCAAAGAATTTGTCTACAGCGATGTTAAATCGGTCTGGACAGGATTTGGGACAAAGTTGTTTGCACTAGATGAGACTAAACGGCAGGGAACATTTAGCTACTGTATTGACCTAGATGGGGAAGAAAAAGTGTTCATGCAACCGACTGTCAATCAGAAATTAGTGTCAGATGACACCTATATTGAACTAGAAGAATTTGATCAGCGACTGATGGAATTGGGAATTTCCAAAGAAAGTTCGGCAGAAGGTAGTCAGTACAATGATTTGGATCCACATTATGTAGAGCGATTTTTACGGATTATTGAAAATAAATAG
- a CDS encoding peptide cleavage/export ABC transporter, producing MKFGKRHYRAQVDTRDCGVAALAMILEYYRSHHSLASLREMAKTTMEGTTAFGLVKVAEELGFETRAIKADMSLFSMREAVYPFIAHVVKDGTLLHYYVVIGADKKYIYIADPDPSVKLTKLSHEQFEKEWTGVSLFMAPKPEYQPHKEKSHGLLSFIPLLTKQKGLITNIVLATLLVTFINIVGSYYLQSIIDTYVPNQMKTTLGVISVGLVVVYALQQLLSYSQEYLLIILGQRLSIDVILSYIRHVFHLPMSFFATRRTGEIVSRFTDANSIIDALASTILSIFLDVSIVVVVSVVLFSQNVYLFFISLLALPIYTIIIFAFMKPFEKMNQEVMESNAILSSSIIEDINGIETIKSLTSEKQRYQKIDREFVDYLQKSFAYNKAEGQQKVLKRLAQLVLNVAILWLGACLVMDQKMTLGQLITFNTLLVYFTNPLENIINLQTKLQTAQVANTRLNEVYLVESEFAEKKSVTDLSLLSGDIECNKVHYKYGYGRDVLTDINLKIKRGEKVSFVGVSGSGKTTLAKMMVDFYDPYKGEIRLNNVNINQIDKQTLRQHINYLPQQPYVFNGTILENLLLGAKEGTSQEDILWAVEMACIREDIEKMPLNYQTELTSDGAGISGGQRQRIALARALLTDAPIMILDEATSSLDILTEKRIVDNLLSLDKTLIFIAHRLTIAERTEHIVVLDKGRIVEQGSHKELLDKQGFYEYLVNS from the coding sequence ATGAAATTTGGAAAACGTCATTATAGAGCACAAGTAGATACACGAGACTGTGGTGTAGCAGCGCTTGCTATGATTTTGGAATATTATCGTTCTCATCATTCTTTAGCAAGTTTGCGAGAAATGGCAAAGACAACTATGGAAGGCACTACAGCATTTGGTTTAGTAAAGGTTGCTGAAGAGCTAGGGTTTGAGACGCGTGCGATTAAGGCAGATATGTCTTTGTTTTCGATGAGGGAAGCGGTCTATCCTTTCATTGCCCATGTGGTAAAAGATGGCACGTTACTACATTATTATGTTGTCATTGGGGCAGATAAGAAATATATCTATATTGCAGACCCGGATCCATCAGTGAAATTAACAAAGTTATCCCATGAACAATTTGAAAAGGAGTGGACAGGAGTTTCGCTATTCATGGCTCCCAAACCGGAATATCAACCTCATAAAGAGAAGAGTCATGGGTTACTTTCTTTCATTCCATTGTTGACTAAACAAAAGGGATTGATTACAAATATTGTTCTCGCAACGCTCTTGGTTACTTTCATCAACATTGTGGGCTCCTATTATTTACAATCCATTATTGACACTTATGTTCCAAATCAGATGAAAACAACATTAGGTGTCATTTCAGTCGGTTTGGTGGTTGTTTATGCCCTGCAACAATTGTTATCTTATTCCCAAGAGTATTTATTAATCATTCTTGGGCAACGACTCTCTATTGATGTGATTTTGTCTTATATTAGACATGTTTTTCATCTACCAATGTCATTTTTTGCTACTCGGCGAACTGGGGAAATTGTTTCACGATTTACAGATGCCAATTCTATTATTGATGCTTTAGCTAGTACCATTCTATCAATATTTTTGGATGTATCTATTGTTGTGGTTGTTTCGGTAGTGCTGTTTAGTCAGAATGTCTATCTTTTCTTTATTTCCTTATTGGCATTGCCAATCTATACTATAATCATTTTTGCGTTTATGAAACCATTTGAAAAGATGAATCAAGAAGTGATGGAAAGTAATGCAATTCTTTCTTCGTCTATTATTGAAGATATTAATGGTATTGAAACCATAAAATCATTGACAAGTGAGAAACAACGTTATCAGAAAATTGATAGAGAATTTGTAGATTATTTACAAAAATCATTTGCATACAACAAGGCCGAAGGGCAGCAAAAAGTGTTAAAGCGCTTGGCCCAACTCGTATTAAATGTAGCAATTCTTTGGTTAGGAGCCTGTCTTGTTATGGATCAGAAAATGACTTTGGGGCAGCTAATCACCTTCAATACGTTATTGGTCTATTTCACGAATCCATTGGAAAATATAATCAATTTACAAACAAAACTACAGACAGCTCAAGTTGCCAATACCCGCTTGAACGAGGTCTATTTGGTTGAATCGGAATTTGCTGAAAAGAAATCCGTGACGGACCTTTCGTTACTTTCGGGGGATATTGAATGCAACAAAGTGCATTATAAATATGGCTATGGTAGGGATGTTTTGACAGATATTAATTTGAAAATTAAACGAGGGGAAAAGGTCTCCTTTGTTGGAGTTTCTGGTTCTGGGAAGACGACGTTGGCTAAAATGATGGTGGATTTTTATGACCCTTACAAGGGTGAGATTCGATTAAATAATGTCAACATTAATCAAATCGATAAGCAAACACTTCGTCAGCATATTAATTATCTTCCACAGCAACCCTATGTTTTTAATGGGACAATTCTCGAAAATCTATTGCTAGGTGCAAAAGAGGGAACAAGTCAAGAAGATATCTTGTGGGCTGTTGAAATGGCATGTATTAGAGAAGATATTGAAAAAATGCCACTGAATTACCAAACGGAATTGACTTCTGATGGAGCTGGAATCTCCGGTGGACAACGGCAGCGAATTGCCTTGGCGCGTGCCCTTCTTACGGATGCCCCTATTATGATTTTGGATGAGGCAACCAGTAGTCTGGATATTTTGACAGAGAAGCGTATTGTGGACAACCTATTGTCATTGGACAAAACTCTAATTTTTATTGCACATCGGTTAACCATTGCAGAGCGTACTGAACATATTGTTGTGCTAGATAAGGGAAGAATTGTAGAACAAGGGAGTCATAAGGAATTGTTAGACAAGCAAGGGTTCTATGAATATTTAGTAAATAGTTAG